The Triticum aestivum cultivar Chinese Spring chromosome 6D, IWGSC CS RefSeq v2.1, whole genome shotgun sequence genomic sequence TCCTACTGCTTGCAGCTTGCTGATACAGAGGAGTATATTGATGGACAATTCTCTGGAAACCTTGGAGATATACTGATAAGGTAACAATTTATGATCATCTTTACCTTGCTAGTGTGAATTAGTCCTGTACTAGAGGATATGCAGGGCCTTGAATCAGAACAACTCATATGGTTGCGCATCTCCTCAAGGATAAATATTTTCATACAGTTGAACAATAAATAACTTAGCACCACATATTTACCATCAACTTTAGCTTATAGCAACCCAGGGAGTAAACCATCCCATTGGGGAGAAACATCGAACACTTGGTACACCGTACACGTTGCTTAAGCCAATCTCGATGTGTCCAGACTGTGAAACAACTATCGCCAGGGTAGAAGTTGGGGCAACAACAGAGTGTGCTAGGGAACAGATGTAGAGGGATGGAGGGAAACGGGACCTGGGGTATGCATGAGCCACCACTGCCCTCAACCGAGCACCAAGCGAGTCCGTCGTCCCGGGCGTACAATCATCCTGGCAGTGCGGCATCATGACCAGCACGGAGGCCAGCAATACCGTCGAGCCAAAGAGCATGACCTAGGACTAGTCTCGGTGGTGTGAGCGACGGCGAGAAGGCTATGAGATGGCGAGAATCTGACAATCTGTAGCAAGACGTTGAGAGGAGCATAGAGGTGCGCTTGCTAAAGTAGATCACCATCATCGATAATTGGATTTGGCAAGAGGGATGCTGGGCATGGCAATTGTGTGAACAACGCCACCCCCTTGAGGTCTTGACCCAACACTTCCCAAAGCTTTTCCCTTCTACCCGCACGAAGGACATGAGGACGGGCAGGTGGGGAACTGGGGATACGGGAGTGATCATTGGGAGAAAGATCCCCTGCCTGACCAAAGGGCCCCAGCAGGTGAATGACCCAGTCAAGATCAACAACACAATCAGAAAATTGTACACCTCAATTGAATGTGAGAGCTCCAACCCCTAGGGAGCTTAGTGGATTTAAAGATACCTATGTACTTGACGAGCTATCCCTGCTAAGGCCTTGTACAAAACTGCTTAGGGAAGTGCTTAGAAAAATAACCCGggttttttctgaagcaccggtgcctatttccgCAGGAGGGATGCCTAATTAAGCGTCTATCCTCTCCAAATAAGCACTGGTGCTTAAAGAAACACTGGTTTATTTTTTTAAGCACctccctaagcaccttgcattgtacaaggcctaaagcATGCAACTATCACTATGTGTTCTAAATTTTACCGGAAGTACTGCACGTCCGACGATTTAGAGTCCGATGCTTGTGCAATATGCGATCGGACCATCTAGCTTATAAACTAATAATGTGATGGATGGCTGATGGTAGGTGTCGTACAAAGATCAGACCAGAATTTCTCGTACGTCTAGCAGCTCTCATGTTTTATTGTTGTTTGATGAAATAGAATCATTGTGTGTATTCAGTTCACGGAAATTACATGCCGATAACGGCTGATTCCATATTTGATATGTCTGCACTTGCATCATATATTCCTTGATCAAATTGTGACATTTGGTACCCAGTTGTCCCTCATGGTGTGTTCTTTCCTTGGTCAACAGGTGCAACAATGTTATGTATATGCGTGGCGTTCCAGAGGATACCGAGATAGAGGATGCAGCGTGAGAAGACATGGACCGCTGTCACGCGTAGATATCTGACATGAACGTGCCAATCTAGTCCCGTTTCAGATGTTGTCTCTCCATTGATGCAGGATGTACGATTTACCTGCTCCCATGCTATCTACATGTTTGGTTGTAGTGGTGACCAGATTTTTCAGTTTTCAATCGTCTGGATGGTGCTATCGTCCTTGCTGAGTGTTAGAAGTACTGAATTTCTTCAGCAATTCTATTTTGGCATGCCTGGTTTTGGAAACTATATGCCGAATTGACCCTCCGTTCCTACCTCATTGGTTTGGTTTGAGGTATATCATTTCTTCATCAATAGCCACTTCGGTATTATAGACAAACGATCTGTGATGAGGTTATTATTCAAAGCAAACATCCAAATTGTCAATTTGTTGGGGTGTTTGATATGAGGCAATAGATAGTGCATTCCATGCTTGGGACAACATGCCAAACTAGAGCAGGATTTCAATAGTTCAGGGTTCTACTTGCACCATTCCATGTTTGGCTTGAGAAatgtaaggccgcgcttgggatgGTTGTAAAATAATACGGAGGTGTTCCGATTACAGGTGTACATCATCTGTAATCGAATAAAATGGCTTATTTGCACCTTTCTTTGAGCAATTCTTGGCCGGAAACAAAACGGCAGACCGAGGCATGTATTCTTTACGGATGTATTTAAAACGAAAATGGTGACCTGAACAGGGCCTAAGAGGTTGACTATGCAAGTCATTGCGATAAATTCTTTTAGTGCAAGTCGACTATATATAAGAACCCCTTTTTCTCGTGTAAGTCGACTATATAAGAACCCTTTTttcctcctccagccgcccaacTTTTCTCTCGTCGTTGCCTCGCCTCTACCGAGGTTGCTATTTAATCCGACCGACAATGCCTCCTCTGCCTTCATCTTCCTCTCTGCAAAATCAAGGTAGAAAAAAAAGATCCATCTGCCAGTGGTTTGGCTTTTTCCTAAACAAGGACAGAGCCGTCGAGTGAGGATTGGCTGACTGCTGACTTGCACACAAATTTTTTTAGGCAGCTTGTTAATAGCCCCTCCTGTCAAAAAAAAGTCTTACATTCTGAGACAGAAGAAGTAGCAAACAAGAAAATGTAAAATCTATCACCACTTTGTTCTTCATCAGCATAAAGGTTTCTCAATCGATCTAGGAAAATGCAACTTTAGTTTAGTGAAGAAGTGCaagttgtattttctttcttttctgaatTGATTGAGACTTAAGAAAATCTCAGTCCACTCAGACCTAGCAAAACCCTGGTACAAAATGGATCATCACATAACACATTACGTCCCAAATACACCCATTATCTTTATCTAAACAAATGGAGAACTGCATGATGCTGTCCAAACTAACCACTGAACAGAAAAGAAACTGAAAGAATAAACTGGATCGAAGCTAAGCCAAACATCACCCTAGCAAAAACTGCCCTAGCCATTACAAACGCCCAAGCAGGCAGGCCATGATCCCCAACGCCGCACCGGCACCGCTCCACCAGCTCCCCACCGCTCCGCGTCCGGCCGCGGCTTCTGGTATCTTGGCCGCCACGCCGCCGTGCACACTTGGTATCGGGATGACCGTCGATGGTGGCGGCGTGGTGTCCGGCACTTCCGGTTCAGGCTCCGGCATGCCCGGGGACGGGACCTGCTGCATCGGCGCTGGCGCCGGGGTGGGAGGCAGCGACATGTGCCTAGCCCTCGGCCTCTGCGGTCCGGGTGCGGGCGCGACGGCGAGGCCAGGCGGGAGGATGAGGTCGCTCACCTGGAGCACCAGCACGCTGAACGCCTGCGAGGTGACGACCTTGACGAGCGTGGAGTTGCGTCGCGCGCCCCCGCCCGGCGCGCCAGAGGAGAACGTGATGCGGCCGGTGTCGCCTCCGGACACGCGGACGAACCCGACGCCGCGGCCCCGCGCGCCGGCTCCGGTCCCCTGGAGCATCGTCGTGACGATCGATCCGTCGCCCGTTCGGCCCTGGCGCAGCGCGTCGAGCCTCTCCGGGTCGAGGAAGTCGAGGACTGCGTGGAGCGCGAGCAGGTCGGCGAGCGCCGGCAGAGGGAGGCGCGGCAGGCCTTGGAGCTCGTTGGAGAGAGCGGTGTTGTTGACGGCGAGGATGGTGACAATGGGGTGCTCGTTGATGGCGCGCGCAAGCCCGGTCTGGGTGAGTAGGGAGCTGAAGGCGCTGTACTCCGGGAAGGAGGAGAGGATCTTGGTTACGTCGAATGCGGAGGCGGTCGTGGCGGGCATCATCCCCGGGAGGACGAGGCCGCTCACCTGGAGCACCATGACGTTGAACGCCTGCGAGGTGACGACCCTGAGGAGCGTCGCATTCAGCGGCTGCGGCCCGGTCCCGATGGGCCCGGCGTAGGAGAAGGTGATGCGGCCCTTCTCGCCGCCAGCGACGCGGAGGAGCTTCAGCTCGTCTCCCGGCAGCAGCGTGGTGACCTTGGAGCCCTTGCCCGTGCGCCCAAGCCGCAGCGCGTCGAGCTTCTCCGGGTCGAGGTAGTCGAGGACGACGTGGAGCGAGAGGAGGTCGCCGAGGAGCGggtgcgggaggcggcggagggcggcggtggGGAGGCCGGCGTTGCTGGCGGCGAGCACGGTgaccttcttctgggcgttgaTGGAGCGGGCCACTCCCGTGTCGACTAGCATGCAGGTGAAGTCGCTGAACTCGGGGAAGCAGGACAGGATCTTGACGATGTCGaagggcgcgggcgcggcggcggcgctggccggcGCCGCCGGGAGGAGCAGGAGGGCGGCGGCGAGCGTGAGCAGGAAGGGGGGATTGGCCATGATCGGGTCTTGGGATCGGCTGGCTAGTCTCGCATGCAGTGAGACTGAGAGGGTTAAGGATCAGTGACGGAGGTTGGCGCTTATTTATACGGCGCGTGCGTGGTGCGGGAGGTGTCGGAGATGGCGGCAAGGGAGCGGTCGGAGGCGTTTGAACGGTTGGAGCAGTGACTGGACTACTTCCAAGTTCCACAACGCTGGACACGGATCGCAACATGGAAATCCCTATTCGCCGCATTCTGCGGCAAGTAGTCGACCTACCGCATATGTTCGGTAGTGAACGGGCCGGCCCAGTTAGCGGTTTTTTAGGTAGGATCggtttccggttttgggaaccttctgggTGGTTCCTggctggttttgggaaccttccagaaggttcttgaaccgggtttttttttgttttttcttcttctttttcgtttttagttatttctgtttcttttttctttttcttttttctgtttgttttctttctttggttttttatttctttttcttttcttctctttttaaaataacatagaaaattttgaatttcgtTCGCGTCTCGAAAAAAGGTCcagtttttgaaaaatgttctcaaaattcaaaaattgttctcgttagaaaaaaaagttcaaaactttcaaaattcagaaaacgtactggatttcaattttttgttcacatattcaaaaaatgttcgtgcttccaaatttgttcgggatttttcaaaattgttctccatttcaaaatttgttctcaagattcaaaaaatgttcatgctttaaaaaattgttcgtgctttgaaatttgttctccgtttctaaatttgttctcaagattcaaaaaatgttcgtgctttacaAAATTGTTCATAAATTCCAAAACGTTcttattttcaaaaaa encodes the following:
- the LOC123141340 gene encoding fasciclin-like arabinogalactan protein 8, with translation MANPPFLLTLAAALLLLPAAPASAAAAPAPFDIVKILSCFPEFSDFTCMLVDTGVARSINAQKKVTVLAASNAGLPTAALRRLPHPLLGDLLSLHVVLDYLDPEKLDALRLGRTGKGSKVTTLLPGDELKLLRVAGGEKGRITFSYAGPIGTGPQPLNATLLRVVTSQAFNVMVLQVSGLVLPGMMPATTASAFDVTKILSSFPEYSAFSSLLTQTGLARAINEHPIVTILAVNNTALSNELQGLPRLPLPALADLLALHAVLDFLDPERLDALRQGRTGDGSIVTTMLQGTGAGARGRGVGFVRVSGGDTGRITFSSGAPGGGARRNSTLVKVVTSQAFSVLVLQVSDLILPPGLAVAPAPGPQRPRARHMSLPPTPAPAPMQQVPSPGMPEPEPEVPDTTPPPSTVIPIPSVHGGVAAKIPEAAAGRGAVGSWWSGAGAALGIMACLLGRL
- the LOC123144104 gene encoding probable small nuclear ribonucleoprotein F isoform X2: MATVPVNPKPFLNNLTGKSVIVKLKWGMEYKGYLVSVDSYMNLQLADTEEYIDGQFSGNLGDILIRCNNVMYMRGVPEDTEIEDAA